Within the Vagococcus carniphilus genome, the region GGATGGCATTTGTGCCTGACCCACGGACAAGCATCGCACTTTCAGCTTCAAAAAAGTCAGCAAGCACTTGTTCTGCTTTTTTTGTCACTTCTGGCTGATTTAATCCTTTAACAACACCTAAATCTCCTCGGGTTAAAATCTCGTTTCCTGGGAAGAATCGAGTGATAGAATCAACTAACTTAAATTGAAGCGCTGTTGCTTCTTCAATGGTTAAACTTGTTAATGGATATGTTTTCATACGTTTTACCTTCTATTCATAAATGCTTGAGGATTTTCCTCTAACATTTTTGTTATAAATTTTTGAGAGACACCATTTTCTAAAGCAAGTGGGACAAAGGTATCTAATAAATAAGAATAACCAATGCCTCCCATGTACTCCATGTTTGATTTTCTTGTAATATCCATTGATAAAAAGACTTTATCCGTGAAACCGCGTTTTTCAATTTCTTTTAACATCTCAACACGTAATAAATCCGGCTGATAGTTTTCTTTTCCAATTGTATCAAACTCAACATAGACACCTTGATCTAGCATATGAAGAATGTAGTTGATATCTCCAGTCAAATCCACATGACCGATAACGACTTTACTTAAATCTGCCCCATGTTTTTTGAAGAATTCAACTTGTTCATGCCCATAAGTTCCTAATGTTGTATGAGTTGTGATTGGAACACCTGTCTCTTTATGAGCAATCACTGACGCCTCAAAAACTTTTGCTTCTCTTTCAGTCATTTCGTTTTTACTTGTTCCAATTTCACCAATAATTTGAGCTTTAATATCAGTATCTGCAATTCCTTCATTTATTTCCTTTGTCATAAAATCAGTCAATTGTTTCACTGTATAATCCGTTACAAATTCTGGTAAAAACTTATCTTGATAAAAACCAGTTGCTTGAACAATGTTCATCCCTGTTTCATCTGCTACACGTTTCACGTACATTGGATTTCTTCTCATATCCATGTTCGTCACATCAACAATATTTCTAACGCCCTTAGCGTACAATTTTTTGTATTCTGCTACAGTCTCATCATAACAATTTAAGTTCGTATCATCAATGTTCTTTAAACGTGATAAATCAATGGTTGTATGCTCATGCATATAAGTGATCCCATTTTGTAAAACCATTCGTGTTGCCTCCTATTTTTAACCGGCTACAACTGGTGTAAATAAACCAATTAAATTTAAAATATTGACTAAAATACCTAATGTGATTGCTGCAATTGGCCCAACTGCTAAATCAACAACTGGTTTTTTCGCTTTTCTATTTAGTAATAATAAACCGATAACCCAGAAGTAACCGATTCCTGGTGCGATTGATTCTGATGCCATCGCTCCACCAATTAATAACGCTACTTCTAATACTTTATTCATTGCTGTTCTAATATGTTCTCCCATTTCTCTAATGCCTGGGAATTTATCTAATGCTTTAGCCATTAACGTTAACAATTGAACTTCGATAAACATAACCAATGCACCCACAACAAATGCTAACAACGGATTACCTTTTAATAAAATACCAACAACAAATACAAATGTTGTTCCAGCAGGACTATAAACACCTGTCACAATAGCTGTTGAGAATACTAATGGAATAAAACCAATACCACGAGCAAATGCTGCTAAAGCTGCTTCACTCATTTTACCTTCTGATAAAAGATTTAATGAAATTGGGTCTCCTGCAATTAATAAAAGACTTGTTGCTGCAGAAACTAATCCACCCATTACTGATAACCAAATCCAGTTTTTCTTGATTCTGTTAACACGTTCTAAAAAGACACTGACTAAACTTTCATTTGAGTTACTACCATCGCTCTTAACTTGAACAGCGTAATAAATCATAAAGATCATACCTACTAAAAGTGACATACCTTCAGCACTTAAAGTTAGTTTAGTTCCGTTACCAAGGTTAAATGTTCCAAATTGTTTTACAATAAATAATGTTAATAATGTCGCAATAAATGAAATAGAACCTTTTTTAAACCCATGTTGACTAGCAATAGCTACTGCTGGGAAAATACTAAATGAAATAACAACTGGTGCTCCCACTTGTGATAATGAATCAATAAAGTTAACAGGCATCATCGCAAAAGCATCTACAACTGCTTGTAAACCTAATACTAATCCAACACCATAAACAGCACCGATCACACCAGAGATGATCATCCCTTTTTTACCCTCTGGTGCCCAAGAACCAATAATATCAGTCATCAGTAAAATACTATGAACTAATAAAATTGATGCACCAATTGAAACTGGAATACCAAATCCAATAACCAAACCAAAACTTAAAGCAAAACTTGTTGCTGCTAATTCTTTTTTACCAATCTTTTTCTCTAAAAACTCTGGGACGATAGGACGTAACCCATCGTTAAATACCGCAATCCCCTTGTTTGCTAGAATCGAGCTTAAACCGCCCAATGCAGCAATTGCAATTAATTCAATTAACTTTGAAGTCCCCATTATGTTTCCACCATTTCCTTTTATTTTATAATTTTGCTAATTCATCCATAATAATTGGAATAACAATTTCTTTATGTTGCGCTGTAAATCCAAACGCCTTTTTACCAGCTTGTACTTCAGCTCTAATTTCTTCTTCAGTCATAACACTTGAAGGCATTGAAACAGTAACACAGTTTTCTCTTCCAAGTAAAGCTAATGCCATTGCTAAAGCTCCACCGCCACCAGTGTTACATGCTCCTAGATAAAAATCTGATTGTCCTGCTTTTACGGCCATTGCAGCATCTAAATCACTTTTTACCTCTACTTCAAATACCCCATTAGCATGTGCTTCTACTAGTTGTCTTACCTCTTCTTTATCAATTTGACCGCCGACTACGACTTTCTTCATTAAAAAAACCCCCTTTCTTGAATATACATTTTTTTGTACTTTGATAAAAAATATTTTTTATGGCTTCATTATAGTTTGGGCTATAAAAAAATGCAAGCCTTTTCTTTTATCCTTTCAGTCATTACTTTAAAAAAATAACTAAGTGGTCTAGCTTCATCCGCTGGTTTCAATGACTTAACAAAGAGAAAAATAATTTTTAATTTCTCTTTGTTAAGTTTTTTTTAATTTCTTTTATTAATTAATTATCATTTTTCTCTTGATGTTTTAGGATAATAATACTTCTAATGTCATAATTTCTTTTTCACTAAAAGATAAGGAACTATAAATATTTTCATAAATAATCATTTCAGATTGGCTACTTATTTCTAATACTGGATCTTTCAAGAACAACTCTATTTCTGATTCTAATTGCTCATCATTTAGATATTCAATGTTTTTACAAGCGTAAATTCCGCGATTTAATTTTTTATGATATTCTTCTTTTTCTCCTAAAACATAGACAGTTTCTTCTAACGATTTATCAATCACAAAGAAAAACAAATCCAGATGATCATAGCCAAGTTCATGAGCTTTAAGTAAATCAATTGCCCCATTTTGAGCAACTTCATCAGAAACTATTTTCAAAAAGCGATCCTCTTTTTCAACAAATTGAATCTCTCCTAATTTCATCTCATCATTTGCTTTTAAAATATGAGTCACTGTTTTCTTTAACGCGATTAGTTCAGCTATTTGATAGTCGATATTTTTTACTGAATCTTGTAATGAAGGAATCACTTCATCCTTTAAAAGAACTTCCTTGATAGTTTCAATAGATAAACCCACATTTCGTAAAAAAACGATTTGATATAATTTGTAGATATCTCGCTCTACAAATTCATGGTAACCGTTTATTTCATTTACATGAGGGACTAGTAAAGATTCATCAACATAGTAACGAATGGTATGTTTTGGTAAATTAAATAATTTAGCTAACTGTCCTGTAGAAATTGAT harbors:
- a CDS encoding YhfT family protein is translated as MGTSKLIELIAIAALGGLSSILANKGIAVFNDGLRPIVPEFLEKKIGKKELAATSFALSFGLVIGFGIPVSIGASILLVHSILLMTDIIGSWAPEGKKGMIISGVIGAVYGVGLVLGLQAVVDAFAMMPVNFIDSLSQVGAPVVISFSIFPAVAIASQHGFKKGSISFIATLLTLFIVKQFGTFNLGNGTKLTLSAEGMSLLVGMIFMIYYAVQVKSDGSNSNESLVSVFLERVNRIKKNWIWLSVMGGLVSAATSLLLIAGDPISLNLLSEGKMSEAALAAFARGIGFIPLVFSTAIVTGVYSPAGTTFVFVVGILLKGNPLLAFVVGALVMFIEVQLLTLMAKALDKFPGIREMGEHIRTAMNKVLEVALLIGGAMASESIAPGIGYFWVIGLLLLNRKAKKPVVDLAVGPIAAITLGILVNILNLIGLFTPVVAG
- a CDS encoding MerR family transcriptional regulator codes for the protein MKSISTGQLAKLFNLPKHTIRYYVDESLLVPHVNEINGYHEFVERDIYKLYQIVFLRNVGLSIETIKEVLLKDEVIPSLQDSVKNIDYQIAELIALKKTVTHILKANDEMKLGEIQFVEKEDRFLKIVSDEVAQNGAIDLLKAHELGYDHLDLFFFVIDKSLEETVYVLGEKEEYHKKLNRGIYACKNIEYLNDEQLESEIELFLKDPVLEISSQSEMIIYENIYSSLSFSEKEIMTLEVLLS
- a CDS encoding DUF2620 domain-containing protein, whose amino-acid sequence is MKKVVVGGQIDKEEVRQLVEAHANGVFEVEVKSDLDAAMAVKAGQSDFYLGACNTGGGGALAMALALLGRENCVTVSMPSSVMTEEEIRAEVQAGKKAFGFTAQHKEIVIPIIMDELAKL
- a CDS encoding phosphotriesterase family protein — translated: MVLQNGITYMHEHTTIDLSRLKNIDDTNLNCYDETVAEYKKLYAKGVRNIVDVTNMDMRRNPMYVKRVADETGMNIVQATGFYQDKFLPEFVTDYTVKQLTDFMTKEINEGIADTDIKAQIIGEIGTSKNEMTEREAKVFEASVIAHKETGVPITTHTTLGTYGHEQVEFFKKHGADLSKVVIGHVDLTGDINYILHMLDQGVYVEFDTIGKENYQPDLLRVEMLKEIEKRGFTDKVFLSMDITRKSNMEYMGGIGYSYLLDTFVPLALENGVSQKFITKMLEENPQAFMNRR